One window from the genome of Hippocampus zosterae strain Florida chromosome 7, ASM2543408v3, whole genome shotgun sequence encodes:
- the abrab gene encoding actin binding Rho activating protein b has protein sequence MWNQQISLWKASANKNVKELRAVSKVCGLAKSWQQWITDNEGKQATEPCGWSPWPGDSSEEPRMSCVATKFIPSQKTEEDTPHPVVAPKTVSDALNLPRDRTKIEDANNWALPMISTSIEMKLVMKNIRSGPQDRRAGVKLLAKCLEKSGSGEGADRLLETQSSLPSQRKRSNVLSSLTQIGIPVENEQKPGKVVPIEKQILGADPKQDRGLTRLETDDDDDASRSISAKICDGESSVKIKKPQILTSGKEAADANKINALSKKYSSVRNLKSRWQNWAAEHTDNQRVNPFSEYFDYEYSMSLRLQKGQDGYGRPKEGTKTAERAKRAEKHIHGEIADMCYIIRTMADPDQDGKTRVTFGELFDRYVHISDKVVGILMRARKHGKVHFEGEMLWQGQDDGVIITLLV, from the exons ATGTGGAACCAACAGATCTCTCTATGGAAAGCGTCCGCCAACAAGAACGTCAAGGAGCTCCGGGCCGTCAGCAAGGTGTGTGGCCTGGCAAAAAGCTGGCAGCAGTGGATAACGGACAACGAGGGGAAGCAGGCCACCGAGCCTTGCGGATGGTCTCCATGGCCCGGAGACTCATCAGAGGAACCTCGAATGTCTTGCGTCGCTACGAAATTCATTCCCAGCCAGAAGACGGAGGAGGATACTCCGCATCCCGTAGTTGCCCCTAAAACGGTATCCGACGCTCTGAATTTGCCTCGAGATAGAACGAAGATTGAAGATGCAAACAACTGGGCGCTACCAATGATTTCAACGTCCATCGAGATGAAGCTGGTGATGAAGAATATTCGCAGTGGGCCGCAAGACAGGCGAGCAGGAGTTAAACTACTGGCAAAGTGTCTTGAGAAAAGCGGATCGGGTGAGGGCGCAGACAGGTTGCTAGAAACACAAAGCTCTCTCCCTTCCCAGAGAAAACGTTCCAATGTGCTCTCATCGCTGACTCAAATTGGGATACCGGTGGAAAATGAGCAGAAGCCTGGAAAAGTTGTCCCGATAGAGAAACAGATTCTTGGTGCTGATCCAAAGCAGGATCGTGGACTTACTCGATTAGAAactgacgacgatgacgacgcaTCCAGAAGTATATCGGCGAAAATCTGTGACGGCGAGTCATCGGTGAAAATCAAAAAGCCGCAAATCCTCAC GTCCGGTAAGGAAGCTGCGGATGCCAATAAGATCAACGCTCTCTCCAAGAAATACAGCTCGGTTCGAAATCTCAAGAGCCGCTGGCAAAACTGGGCCGCGGAACACACCGATAACCAGAGAGTCAACCCCTTCAGTGAATACTTTGACTACGAGTACTCCATGTCCCTCCGACTCCAAAAAGGTCAAGACGGCTACGGGCGGCCCAAGGAGGGCACCAAAACAGCGGAGAGAGCTAAACGAGCCGAGAAACACATCCACGGAGAGATCGCCGATATGTGTTACATCATCAGAACGATGGCCGATCCAGATCAAGACGGGAAGACTCGAGTGACGTTTGGAGAGCTGTTTGACAGATACGTCCATATTTCTGATAAGGTGGTGGGGATTCTGATGAGAGCCCGGAAACACGGGAAAGTCCACTTTGAGGGGGAAATGCTGTGGCAAGGACAGGACGATGGAGTGATTATCACTCTTCTGGTGTGA
- the LOC127604481 gene encoding zymogen granule membrane protein 16-like, protein MILMVVFALLSVTALADELPGRSYYSISPHVGSGQGTSYSITGSGRITGVRVWEAYNNYIYGIQLRYGYQWTDVTGREMGQMQEIELFDNEAIVQLSGKYAHYIQSLVFTTNLGRSLYAGQPTGHSFNMYPNNEKGELRFLSGRFRGAITSIGAHWGVVSETHQAPRKYY, encoded by the exons ATGATTTTAATGGTCGTTTTTGCACTCCTCTCAGTCACTGCTTTGGCTGACG AATTGCCCGGCCGCTCGTATTACTCAATCTCCCCACATGTCGGCTCAGGACAAGGCACCTCGTATTCGATCACCGGCAGTGGGCGGATTACCGGTGTCCGAGTGTGGGAGGCTTACAACAACTACATTTACGG CATCCAACTTCGCTATGGCTACCAATGGACCGATGTGACAGGCCGAGAGATGGGCCAAATGCAGGAAATTGAGTTGTTTGACAACGAGGCCATCGTGCAGCTCTCTGGAAAATATGCACACTACATCCAGTCTCTGGTGTTCACTACTAACTTGGGCCGTTCCCTCTATGCGGGTCAGCCTACGGGGCACTCATTCAACATGTACCCGAACAACGAGAAGGGTGAACTGCGCTTCCTCAGCGGCCGGTTCCGCGGTGCCATCACCTCCATTGGGGCGCACTGGGGTGTTGTTTCTGAAACTCATCAAGCGCCAAGAAAATACTATTAA
- the LOC127604477 gene encoding zymogen granule membrane protein 16-like — MVAPLLKVSSSQKENHQTSHRMILLLFIALLSRTALADGHHDSEEYSFSPHVGSGQGISYALTGNGRITGVRLWEANNNFIYGIQLRYDYTWTDIAGRELGIMQEIMLFHDEFIVQISGKYAHYIQSMVITTNLGRSLYAGRPTGHSFNMYPDNEKGELRLISGRFHGALTSIGAHWVVRPQPEHGSQYGKYYYR, encoded by the exons ATGGTAGCTCCTTTGTTAAAGGTATCCTCCAGTCAGAAAGAAAATCACCAAACAAGTCACAG aaTGATTTTACTGCTCTTTATTGCACTTCTTTCGAGAACTGCTTTGGCCGATG gccaTCATGACTCCGAAGAATACTCATTCTCTCCACATGTGGGCTCGGGACAAGGTATTTCCTATGCCCTCACCGGCAACGGGCGGATAACCGGTGTCCGATTGTGGGAGGCCAACAACAACTTCATCTATGG CATCCAACTTCGCTACGACTACACGTGGACCGACATAGCAGGCCGGGAGTTGGGCATAATGCAGGAGATCATGTTGTTTCACGACGAGTTCATCGTGCAGATCTCTGGAAAATATGCACACTACATCCAGTCTATGGTGATCACGACTAATTTAGGCCGTTCCCTCTACGCGGGGCGGCCGACGGGGCACTCGTTCAACATGTACCCGGACAACGAGAAGGGTGAACTGCGCCTCATCAGCGGTCGGTTTCACGGTGCCCTCACCTCCATTGGGGCGCATTGGGTTGTGCGTCCTCAGCCTGAGCATGGATCACAGTATGGCAAATACTATTACCGGTAA
- the LOC127604482 gene encoding zymogen granule membrane protein 16-like: MSRLVIVTALFLCVFHNALAEKYAFSQPVGPGGGDSFSLNGDGAITAIRVWEQYNSVITGFQVRYGPTWSPIIGAESGDAKEMELYKDEGIIQISGKFNSVITSLVFVTKKGRTLQAGQPSGTSFNMYAPSKDTELVLISGQTRGPNRITYFGAHWGIPEYYI, encoded by the exons atGTCAAGACTTGTGATTGTCACTGCACTCTTTCTTTGTGTATTTCACAATG CCCTGGCTGAGAAATACGCTTTTAGCCAACCAGTGGGCCCCGGGGGAGGTGACTCATTCTCTCTCAATGGAGATGGCGCCATCACAGCTATCAGGGTATGGGAGCAATACAACAGCGTCATCACTGG TTTTCAAGTACGCTACGGTCCCACTTGGTCACCTATAATTGGGGCTGAATCGGGAGATGCCAAGGAGATGGAGTTGTACAAGGACGAAGGCATTATTCAGATTTCCGGCAAATTCAACAGCGTCATTACGTCACTTGTGTTCGTCACCAAGAAGGGCCGAACACTGCAAGCAGGGCAGCCTTCCGGCACATCCTTCAACATGTATGCCCCCAGCAAGGACACCGAGCTGGTCCTCATCAGCGGCCAAACCAGAGGTCCAAATCGTATCACATACTTTGGGGCACACTGGGGCATACCTGAATattacatttaa